The genomic segment TCAGACTATGTTCTTTCATTAGCAGCCTTTCATTCAATTCCCTCTTGAAAACTCCTCCTTGCACCTCCTTCTCCGCTAAAACTCCTCCTCCAACCATCCATGTTCTTCTCTTCAAACCACCCTTCCCTCAGCTTCAATTTCAACCAACATGAAGACCACTCTGAGTCTGAGATAAACCCTAACCAAATCCATCCAGACCATGGAATGGAACCCATGTTTGAAAAACCCTTAACCCCCAGTGATGTTGGCAAGCTCAACAGGCTTGTTATTCCCAAACAACACGCCGAGAAATACTTCCCGCTCGCCGCTGACTCCGTCGACAAAGGCTTGTTGCTCAGTTTCGAAGACGAGTCCGGCAAGTTTTGGCGTTTCCGTTACTCGTATTGGAACAGCAGCCAAAGCTACGTGTTGACAAAAGGGTGGAGCAAATACGTCAAAGAGAAGCAACTTGATGCTGGTGACATTATTTTATTCCTGCGACACCGTTCAGATGGTGATAGGTTCTTTATAGGGTGCAGGAGGCGCGGTGCACCGTCAGCACCAGCTGATGCCGGCAACACCCTCATGGGAAATAGTACATCCTGTGGAGGCGGTGGCGATACTAGGGGACTTTATCATGGACATCCTTATCTTGGGCACATTCAAGGCTATGCTGCTAATCTGCCATACCGCCCTGGCTGCCTTCATGCAGGTACACACACacatagagagagagagaaaatctGAAATTTAGCAACAAAATTAGGAGGAAATAATTGTGTGAAtagcatttttatatatttttgcattTCTAGGAAGTATTGTTGAAAATGAAGGTATAGCAGCCGGGAACCCAAGAAGGCTGGTGCGGCTGTTTGGGGTGAACCTAGAGTGCCAGCTCGATGGGTCGGAGCCATCCAC from the Gossypium hirsutum isolate 1008001.06 chromosome D09, Gossypium_hirsutum_v2.1, whole genome shotgun sequence genome contains:
- the LOC107929716 gene encoding B3 domain-containing protein At2g36080 — encoded protein: MFFSSNHPSLSFNFNQHEDHSESEINPNQIHPDHGMEPMFEKPLTPSDVGKLNRLVIPKQHAEKYFPLAADSVDKGLLLSFEDESGKFWRFRYSYWNSSQSYVLTKGWSKYVKEKQLDAGDIILFLRHRSDGDRFFIGCRRRGAPSAPADAGNTLMGNSTSCGGGGDTRGLYHGHPYLGHIQGYAANLPYRPGCLHAGSIVENEGIAAGNPRRLVRLFGVNLECQLDGSEPSTPENSSSVSVSSQQGPTTHQFYNSQSYTSNYMDITFSRDMNQMRNHQE